One genomic window of Mercenaria mercenaria strain notata chromosome 2, MADL_Memer_1, whole genome shotgun sequence includes the following:
- the LOC123564970 gene encoding 17-beta-hydroxysteroid dehydrogenase type 6-like isoform X3: MVKVAIAASVGIVSVSVFVFGYIFAALFGAAFVVLVLFLYPERRVEVDAANKAVFITGCDSGFGNQIARRLDNKGFTVFAGCLLPDQEGAKQLKEQCSDRLHIVHVDVTDDWLVRGAVKYVKENLGENVLWAVVNNAGIAIFTEIEWCSVIQFQRIFDVNVLGVVRVTKAFLPLIRQTNGRIVNVASLAGRFTMPAFAAYSMSKRACIAFSDALRIEMKKFHVKVVTIEPALYKTPISETGYLEAQNRKSWSETPTEVKEAYGDEYFDAFLENIGVQMKRAKSNINEVIDLMENAVTDANPKIRYVPSSSIIRATILTYLPSKVTDKLFQIYTPKVLPRQSTSSAGSVSDNDVTN; the protein is encoded by the exons ATGGTTAAAGTAGCGATTGCGGCATCTGTAGGGATTGTGAGTGTATCTGTGTTTGTTTTTGGATATATTTTCGCTGCTCTGTTCGGAGCTGCATTTGTAGTACTAGTTTTATTTCTGTACCCGGAGAGACGGGTAGAAGTTGACGCTGCAAACAAGGCCGTATTCATCACAG GTTGTGACAGTGGATTTGGAAATCAGATTGCTCGCCGATTGGATAATAAGGGTTTCACAGTTTTTGCTGGCTGTTTGTTGCCGGACCAAGAGGGAGCAAAACAACTGAAGGAACAGTGCTCGGATCGGCTGCATATTGTCCATGTAGATGTGACAGATGATTGGCTTGTCCGAGGAGCAGTGAAATACGTCAAGGAAAATCTAGGAGAGAACG TGTTGTGGGCAGTTGTCAACAATGCGGGTATAGCAATTTTCACGGAAATAGAATGGTGTTCAGTTATACAGTTTCAGCGGATATTTGACGTCAATGTTCTGGGTGTTGTCAGAGTAACCAAAGCGTTTCTGCCGCTTATCAGGCAAACAAATGGCCGGATTGTTAACGTCGCAAGTCTTGCTG GACGATTCACAATGCCAGCATTCGCAGCATATTCCATGTCGAAAAGAGCATGTATTGCATTTTCTGACGCCTTGAGGATAGAGATGAAAAAGTTCCATGTAAAAGTTGTTACGATTGAACCAGCACTTTATAA AACCCCTATATCTGAGACAGGATATCTCGAAGCACAGAATCGGAAGTCCTGGAGCGAGACCCCAACAGAAGTTAAAGAGGCTTACGGTGATGAATACTTTGATGCGTTTCTTGAAAATATCGGTGTACAGATGAAACGTGCGAAATCCAACATCAACGAGGTGATCGATCTAATGGAAAATGCCGTTACGGATGCTAACCCAAAAATACGTTACGTTCCATCAAGTTCAATCATTAGAGCGACAATTCTAACGTATCTGCCCTCTAAGGTTACAGACAAACTTTTCCAAATCTACACACCAAAGGTCCTACCAAGACAGAGCACAAGTAGCGCAGGCAGCGTGTCAGACAATGACGTCACAAATTAA
- the LOC123564970 gene encoding 17-beta-hydroxysteroid dehydrogenase type 6-like isoform X2 produces MMKVAIAAAAGIVSVSVFVFGYIFAALFGAVVAVVVLFLYPERRVEVDATNKAVFITGCDSGFGNQIARRLDNKGFTVFAGCLLPDQEGAKQLKEQCSDRLHIVHVDVTDDWLVRGAVKYVKENLGENVLWAVVNNAGIAIFTEIEWCSVIQFQRIFDVNVLGVVRVTKAFLPLIRQTNGRIVNVASLAGRFTMPAFAAYSMSKRACIAFSDALRIEMKKFHVKVVTIEPALYKTPISETGYLEAQNRKSWSETPTEVKEAYGDEYFDAFLENIGVQMKRAKSNINEVIDLMENAVTDANPKIRYVPSSSIIRATILTYLPSKVTDKLFQIYTPKVLPRQSTSSAGSVSDNDVTN; encoded by the exons ATGATGAAAGTTGCGATTGCAGCAGCTGCCGGGATTGTGAGTGTATCTGTGTTTGTTTTCGGATATATCTTTGCCGCTCTGTTCGGAGCTGTAGTGGCAGTTGTAGTGTTGTTTCTTTACCCGGAAAGAAGGGTAGAAGTGGATGCTACGAACAAAGCCGTATTCATCACAG GTTGTGACAGTGGATTTGGAAATCAGATTGCTCGCCGATTGGATAATAAGGGTTTCACAGTTTTTGCTGGCTGTTTGTTGCCGGACCAAGAGGGAGCAAAACAACTGAAGGAACAGTGCTCGGATCGGCTGCATATTGTCCATGTAGATGTGACAGATGATTGGCTTGTCCGAGGAGCAGTGAAATACGTCAAGGAAAATCTAGGAGAGAACG TGTTGTGGGCAGTTGTCAACAATGCGGGTATAGCAATTTTCACGGAAATAGAATGGTGTTCAGTTATACAGTTTCAGCGGATATTTGACGTCAATGTTCTGGGTGTTGTCAGAGTAACCAAAGCGTTTCTGCCGCTTATCAGGCAAACAAATGGCCGGATTGTTAACGTCGCAAGTCTTGCTG GACGATTCACAATGCCAGCATTCGCAGCATATTCCATGTCGAAAAGAGCATGTATTGCATTTTCTGACGCCTTGAGGATAGAGATGAAAAAGTTCCATGTAAAAGTTGTTACGATTGAACCAGCACTTTATAA AACCCCTATATCTGAGACAGGATATCTCGAAGCACAGAATCGGAAGTCCTGGAGCGAGACCCCAACAGAAGTTAAAGAGGCTTACGGTGATGAATACTTTGATGCGTTTCTTGAAAATATCGGTGTACAGATGAAACGTGCGAAATCCAACATCAACGAGGTGATCGATCTAATGGAAAATGCCGTTACGGATGCTAACCCAAAAATACGTTACGTTCCATCAAGTTCAATCATTAGAGCGACAATTCTAACGTATCTGCCCTCTAAGGTTACAGACAAACTTTTCCAAATCTACACACCAAAGGTCCTACCAAGACAGAGCACAAGTAGCGCAGGCAGCGTGTCAGACAATGACGTCACAAATTAA